Proteins found in one Plasmodium knowlesi strain H genome assembly, chromosome: 12 genomic segment:
- a CDS encoding AP2 domain transcription factor, putative, protein MEESIKEAEEIFTHTGEEVHRTVSREEEDIYKPTSSDKKSVNFNNQMEYANYPFLSHTSDIGGMREWNLQNAPYVNLASACDSTTGPGVVHLSGEEQSQILQGNGESCMNISMNNTPINRSNMGMANQGELNPNDGNFYVPIYNGEIPRKKESQKGYVDEGKNRSSKEGSLTPTRRNFTNVISYRNNMHNGGIINASSGGLFTSNKNAHYDKADNLIIPQSRINHVQRDGLVPDKAETCTLLPVNNNSSDCLRSMPSSNVPEGYIQNAPSKYEMEWTCSNEWGESQTQGVSPSGNNKNARTDNGISHINNSNTSVPHNLCAYPNFQFDKNGSIKEGDLFSDVHLNNHPTSSLVYHPDGYDIGNGTNSIYLNRDMIKTAASEDSHVIPSNICTTSTGNYHVSDEGTNQMNHLNRTNVVLTNQWSNEELFNKQANTSNYRIRRKVSSSPYNDESCEMLSSEYQPNVKCLMPQGQPNYASSEGCMYPNGFQVQMKLNGNGVPRINTCGSFASRNAILEDENFRAHIGNSRDSKTVNPQQGTIQFENQIDNGADAQMDNTYRRMENPLTLNRIVHANNSNPVISENMMGNSYAPFLNNQGQNCQQLVQGKYFPSINGNYSMNNIENAYQFDGNQIEDPKSFVKLYNNVNTSADDSEVSAWSRGGSYPSKDVFNNALSNTKGIQGSIIRSNGDGDTSPDPQPNMCSSVGAYGVAHRGISSCSGQLSLLDAPNGMNNEQEETLQRQSMYDLYVQSLLNGASGMVNPGGVISPNGVSNPSAHLGERNEQLILFNLKNMRNKITGKASQIPNNYLSYLDHYIASLRLLYNKLLSNRSLIFILAKEVFAPKKKREKKKYSDDNASTFESKHSYVQELLTALLPQPPIFPPLEIWIYMGKKNASQLHKLHLTIYIIYQKIICNISNILLKINNDMVSYGSKNKFSKRNGTDSLNDYVNDNGGDGLKKTDYCPFLSSTKDESPLGGLDSSEYVAKTGVQGREEETSHVEDVDYLMEKTDAIDQVDQADHVNEVDAVDAVDAVDAVDAVDAVDAVDAVDAMCISMEPQQGTSYNRRPLQTKEDESNPHEGDIPRKCLFRIDQKLAIMMASIDNISKMIRLTTKRERSNNSKDPSVDTVDEENKPVPVGEDEDNIQENEKKNDLEKEGNMVKHVQCESEGISPSECQSPDIRINPKDGQIVAYDEVKGSDDPLLEKETKLDYNNSLQKDNPVKLLNELKYELRNVYNEIRSLKRHRSYYLSRGEDKGEAGSSLELVNPNDDFEDDYTVPPDDNAVSNMRIKSTEEKYLLKNYLYSQCENSNPLINAHTRDYYPCTSKKNGKRIKLKKQNELLNSLINSTICSNEQINKDIIYDLKYTDDIFKKILFLCRNFYTNLSELNDYSALESFNKNEVGLTNFGQVNSLGYMDNQALFPLRPLLPSGGELLPQEDLPEGMYQLEATDHTRTWNENHDIDPHCIEQVNSHPAKAEDDTLNVAPVIGNGDGEDDVNNSGNETLLSDDQIGSRNCTNYAKYAGYTNLGGVSMYDASECSTTKSQQGFCGKNSPWDELPMEKKEDKEGAQNVDSFLSKLDGQDGLMEPYAETPQSVILRMGRMDNYSTYQNTGRSGDVLYRPFFAEATNGDYSQTEVGFRSVANNGANSGQNSGQNSGQNNDENNGQNNGVESSTDSGTNSGAVHAPPETLYSTTQNGLQYSYPNEEHNDHGYNDISSSFFRHTSHVNSEHPYVQSRHVSEGIGGSLDHPYLQVKNTEDLTKQGKYMNNSYMQNDVGKAKNCSYLLSNAQNVYCLNQENLPIGVKNTEGIMHNDCAKYEASVSNAYDVERSGNMRNGDGHQRFSTAMTRCLNADGNYVGGDVMDNCLQGPHSQYDRNQPFGMFNCVGTNGFAPGDTNLVNHNGINRNVGYYTDGSALPSMINYQRKENSFQNNTAKDEMRSDEFGTNRTTNHFTSSSDTGMINQFPFNGEQTMNMHRVDNVPHCTSTYRMTEERNTFNDSLNEGNNVTEKMYNHNGKYLNNVELRDTTEDVSDNEVNSGGGNEKFRDNQNTFNEGSSYFSKNGIITNNMSDHWKIASNYSNNLNGVKSESYYGEDMNISNIEGEGMMKNNNPLSGGIPSESLKDYPNVTNESGDRNLTNDANKIKLKKMLEITDKLIGKKYRGISYDPTRNGWSTFVYKNGVRRKKFFSSYKYGNLLAKKKSIEWRLKNLSPDSHAYVFSLKAKEEFNSILNDGYADINSVNCENRDGKNNGDNSNNRDILYVNAFINLFNSSAGRNKDEPDEPNESSEPNEPGKSNEPGEPGKPNEPNEECAEEPTRKGTQDGNGQNSSEVAQPLGQANYNVGCSNGINSGFNDESNVERSGVPLNGCDNHTASNIDREIPCVTKEKKERKKQNYEENNSMTHVTNLASHFYDQVNGCVPPNDDLSVYEKCCSILLNDKESSRNEPNGRDAGNGPICKNAPSWINKEDGKIDNLNGDPVEEGKGTRGELPNERVHFEIENGQNEEVNIFPHSNDVSPTHCVELPKEGIDPVVPIGDNYAVTRCGNRKRRKRNIVKGEKKNAIGEGEPNVTETGEQFSSAYGTRDDSASGCGDSCCSDMYGSDTHSGDGRSDDRRYDGPHGDRAKEKFKSWMDSGLIHSMEGKHPSFEEEKSTTCKNGKVKDDNSKEIPQYVKECISENVPLEHLNCDNGGNDHDKMDTPYNNGGCYQYGNCPPNGQPLQNLLPPANQESVTKKLYPVECRSIPEEQLIDGIVNGGKSEHMGGEKDNNLRLGDITHLVEVSHEVENQAVFPSEETEGRSPNEVDYTMRGDSCTGVHENETLNVAQQWTPNGISEGCAAQHERELFLDNKHANDKNCFLYKDTLLRYMNECMCTGEEEKSVFLQFLRLTPEWVLLELDELEEKYHSYFRNKIESFYKSYLVKISSKNGSTLGEVPEEGSCRSSSGIPPRRSEYIRELQLIFDKKLSTPWTCMIFPIDFLYILNYKILRTLKILNKKKVKSVKQEKDKHLQCMLKGVSFIKYKNAWCFTYLDLDDKKKEKVFPINHYGFIEAKTLSILYRKNFVLHLTKMYTFLRNVLSRNKLESGRNISKLINPKSINHFIDYYKKYEEFLICYGKIIYFNESRNIFLTTKNKRDALNYVPSEIRYKISGEIEPLNLITITRNYFSKKSQMIKFPKGVVYLSGYFLWVLLFLNHNNKEVVISFSARKYSFEVAKNRCFECYYFLLYKYKFRPINISGVIDLILESDLECKNYNLLDYEAEKIMPLDCLFHFFAPSNYVLQNGVIYKRLLHNQNHPKEEYLCRQEYDSLFPSEYVSLGIFQTYEIEDDYSMTLNEDHGDLGTNASMHVPQNGYMDSEADAAIQMNLLNDAEAGAQRKYSSFEFPSLPQHQPNCYPFHPIEHNEGNEYPVEKHHRSVDDLIPYHDMAQEKKDIPLYFTDDENGKLKRLKRRDSYLGGSFQRENYTNLGGSPEYYHLGNHEDGSCGSTVGDEEARSEQGGEEKKKTHGTYQPSSQHNGDFTMYPSEREGMTTWGMNIPCGNSNVKNLPVVQNIEENHQRWYNHPTLNAENRRRPNGQVNSDTVDMCNEEESDYHLGKKEQRNGGMIGQNIHTRDNSNHEQSTQRKFTSNEEYYRELSNKTIFHFFDNNIQDEYLKRNYDSLFNNQEEKNVLFKKISEKEEHLGIFIMVNCQWLSDSFVHNIHQIESKYADIYSFENYLNTREEVLNWKCEKNFIKDCSDISKKCPRVIGVHYDTHAHAWVVNRTSNGKRRDKKFLVKTFGFLQARKMAIAHREKWQQQRALYREKNVNGKRVFHMQTDQVETNDE, encoded by the coding sequence GCTTGGTTCCAGACAAAGCTGAAACGTGTACTCTCCTTCCCGTAAATAACAATAGCAGTGATTGTTTAAGATCTATGCCTAGTAGTAACGTCCCGGAGGGGTACATTCAAAATGCCCCAAGCAAGTACGAAATGGAGTGGACTTGCAGCAACGAATGGGGTGAGAGCCAAACACAGGGTGTCTCCCCAAGTGGAAACAACAAAAACGCACGAACGGATAACGGCATTTCCCACATAAACAACAGTAACACTTCTGTGCCGCATAATCTTTGTGCTTATCCTAATTTCCAGTTTGACAAAAATGGCAGTATCAAGGAGGGTGACCTTTTCAGTGATGTACATTTGAACAACCACCCAACTAGCAGTTTAGTGTACCATCCGGATGGGTACGACATTGGCAATGGGACTAACTCAATCTACCTGAACAGGGATATGATAAAAACCGCAGCGAGTGAAGACTCACATGTAATTCCCTCAAATATTTGTACAACTAGCACTGGTAACTACCACGTTAGTGATGAGGGGACAAATCAGATGAATCACCTGAACCGTACAAATGTAGTGTTGACAAATCAATGGAGTAATGAAGAACTTTTCAACAAGCAGGCGAACACGTCTAACTATAGGATTAGAAGGAAGGTGAGTAGTAGTCCATATAACGATGAATCATGCGAAATGCTTAGCAGTGAGTATCAACCTAATGTGAAGTGCCTTATGCCCCAGGGGCAACCCAATTATGCCAGTAGTGAAGGGTGTATGTATCCTAATGGATTCCAGGTCCAGATGAagttaaatggaaatggAGTCCCACGCATAAACACCTGTGGTAGTTTCGCCTCTAGAAATGCAATTCTGGAAGACGAAAATTTTAGGGCACATATTGGTAACAGTCGGGATAGCAAAACAGTAAACCCTCAGCAGGGGACAATCCAATTCGAGAATCAAATAGATAACGGTGCAGATGCACAAATGGATAACACGTACAGAAGAATGGAGAACCCATTAACGTTAAATAGAATTGTACATGCAAATAACTCCAATCCAGTAATATCAGAAAATATGATGGGCAATTCGTATGCCCCCTTTCTAAATAATCAAGGGCAGAATTGCCAACAATTGGTGCAGGGGAAATACTTCCCCTCCATCAATGGCAACTACTCCATGAACAACATAGAAAATGCATACCAATTCGATGGTAACCAGATTGAAGATCCAAAGAGCTTTGTCAAATTGTATAATAATGTTAATACTTCTGCTGACGATAGTGAGGTGTCAGCATGGTCAAGAGGAGGAAGTTATCCCTCAAAGGATGTCTTTAACAATGCCCTGAGCAATACTAAAGGGATTCAAGGCAGTATAATACGTAGTAATGGGGACGGAGACACCTCCCCTGACCCTCAGCCGAATATGTGTAGTTCTGTCGGTGCGTATGGCGTGGCGCATCGAGGCATAAGTAGTTGCTCAGGTCAACTGAGCCTGTTGGATGCGCCGAACGGAATGAATAATGAGCAGGAAGAAACTTTGCAACGACAAAGCATGTACGACTTGTATGTGCAGTCGCTGTTGAATGGGGCTAGTGGAATGGTAAACCCGGGTGGAGTGATTAGTCCTAACGGGGTAAGTAACCCGAGTGCGCATCTGGGAGAAAGGAACGAGCAGTTAATATTattcaatttaaaaaacatgCGAAACAAAATTACTGGGAAGGCCTCCCAAATCCCCAACAATTATTTGTCCTACTTAGACCATTACATCGCCTCCCTACGTTTGCTTTACAACAAACTACTGAGTAACAGAAGTTTGATATTTATCTTGGCGAAGGAAGTATTtgcaccaaaaaaaaaaagagagaaaaaaaagtacagtgATGATAATGCATCAACATTTGAGAGTAAGCATTCATATGTACAGGAATTGTTAACAGCTCTCCTACCACAACCACCTATCTTTCCCCCATTAGAAATATGGATctacatgggaaaaaaaaatgccagtCAATTACACAAACTGCACCTAACaatatacataatatatcAGAAGATTATTTGCAACATATCTAAcatacttttaaaaattaacaacGACATGGTGAGTTATGGAAGTAAGAATAAATTTAGCAAACGCAATGGGACTGATTCTCTTAATGATTATGTGAATGACAATGGGGGGGACGGATTGAAGAAAACTGATTATTGTCCCTTTCTGAGTTCTACAAAGGACGAATCTCCCTTGGGGGGACTCGATAGTAGTGAATATGTGGCGAAGACGGGTGTccaaggaagggaagaagagacTTCCCACGTGGAGGATGTAGATTATTTGATGGAAAAAACTGACGCGATTGATCAGGTTGATCAGGCAGATCATGTTAACGAAGTTGACGCAGTTGATGCAGTTGACGCAGTTGATGCAGTTGACGCAGTTGATGCAGTTGACGCAGTTGATGCAGTTGACGCGATGTGTATCTCCATGGAACCCCAACAGGGGACGAGCTACAACAGGCGTCCTCTCCAAACCAAGGAAGACGAGTCGAATCCCCATGAAGGAGATATCCCCAGAAAATGCCTATTCCGAATTGATCAGAAATTAGCCATTATGATGGCCTCAATAGATAACATAAGCAAAATGATCAGGTTGacaacaaaaagggaaagaagcaaTAACAGTAAGGACCCCTCAGTAGATACCGTCGATGAAGAAAACAAACCAGTGCCTGTGGGCGAAGACGAGGATAATATACaggagaatgaaaaaaaaaatgaccttgaaaaagaaggcaaCATGGTTAAACATGTACAATGTGAAAGTGAAGGCATCTCCCCAAGTGAGTGTCAATCCCCCGACATTAGGATTAACCCTAAGGATGGCCAAATAGTTGCGTACGATGAGGTGAAAGGTAGTGATGACCCCCTCCTTGAGAAGGAGACCAAGTTGGATTATAATAACTCCTTACAAAAGGACAATCCTGTAAAGTTACTAAACGAACTTAAGTACGAACTAAGAAATGTATACAACGAAATACGATCATTAAAGAGGCATCGCAGTTACTACCTGTCCCGTGGAGAAGATAAAGGAGAAGCGGGAAGTTCCTTAGAATTAGTGAACCCTAATGATGACTTCGAGGACGATTATACCGTTCCGCCAGATGACAATGCTGTTTCGAATATGAGAATAAAATCGACGGAAGAAAAGTATCTCTTAAAGAATTATTTATACAGCCAATGTGAAAATTCCAACCCGTTGATAAATGCACACACACGGGATTACTACCCATGTACGAgtaagaaaaatgggaaaaggatAAAGCTAAAGAAGCAAAACGAACTACTTAATAGTCTCATAAATAGCACCATTTGTTCTAACGAACAAATTAATAAAGACATTATCTATGATTTGAAGTACACGGATgatatttttaagaaaattcttttcttatGTAGAAATTTTTACACAAATTTATCGGAATTGAATGACTACAGTGCTTTGGAGTCgtttaacaaaaatgaagtcGGCTTAACTAATTTTGGACAAGTCAACAGTTTAGGGTACATGGACAATCAGGCACTCTTTCCCTTGAGACCACTTCTCCCTAGTGGGGGGGAATTGCTACCCCAAGAGGATTTGCCAGAGGGAATGTACCAACTGGAGGCGACTGACCACACCCGTACGTGGAACGAAAATCACGACATTGATCCGCACTGTATTGAACAAGTTAATAGCCATCCCGCCAAAGCAGAAGATGACACTTTGAATGTTGCACCAGTTATAGGTAACGGTGATGGGGAGGATGACGTTAACAATTCCGGAAACGAAACTCTTCTCAGTGACGACCAAATTGGATCAAGGAACTGCACAAACTACGCAAAATACGCGGGGTACACAAATTTGGGAGGTGTCTCCATGTATGATGCATCGGAATGTTCCACCACAAAAAGTCAGCAAGGTTTCTGTGGAAAGAATTCCCCCTGGGATGAACTACccatggagaaaaaagaagataaagAAGGTGCACAAAACGTggattcttttctttccaaaTTGGATGGCCAAGATGGATTGATGGAACCGTATGCAGAGACCCCCCAAAGTGTCATTTTGAGGATGGGCAGAATGGACAACTACTCAACTTATCAGAACACGGGTAGAAGCGGAGATGTACTCTATAGGCCTTTTTTTGCAGAAGCCACTAATGGGGATTATTCACAAACGGAAGTAGGCTTCCGTAGCGTCGCGAATAATGGCGCGAATAGTGGCCAGAATAGTGGCCAGAATAGTGGCCAGAATAATGACGAGAATAATGGCCAGAATAATGGCGTGGAGAGTAGCACAGACAGTGGCACGAACAGTGGTGCTGTACATGCACCGCCAGAAACGCTCTATAGTACCACACAAAACGGACTTCAATATAGTTACCCTAATGAGGAGCATAATGATCATGGTTACAACGACATAAGTAGTTCATTTTTTAGGCATACCTCCCATGTCAATTCGGAACACCCATATGTACAGAGTCGACATGTGTCTGAGGGGATTGGTGGTAGTCTAGATCATCCATATTTACAGGTAAAAAATACGGAAGATTTAAcaaaacaaggaaaatatatgaacaattCCTACATGCAAAACGATGTAGGGAAAGCTAAAAATTGTAGTTACCTTTTAAGCAATGCTCAGAATGTGTACTGTCTAAATCAGGAGAATTTGCCAATAGGCGTAAAGAACACTGAAGGGATAATGCATAACGATTGTGCGAAGTATGAAGCGAGTGTGTCCAACGCATATGATGTTGAGAGGAGTGGTAATATGAGAAATGGTGATGGCCACCAAAGGTTCAGTACCGCAATGACCAGGTGCTTAAATGCTGATGGGAACTACGTTGGAGGGGATGTAATGGATAATTGCCTCCAAGGACCCCACTCCCAATACGACAGAAATCAACCGTTTGGTATGTTCAATTGTGTTGGTACGAATGGATTCGCGCCAGGAGATACGAATTTAGTAAACCATAACGGAATAAACAGAAATGTAGGTTACTACACCGATGGAAGTGCACTACCCAGTATGATTAATTaccaaaggaaggaaaatagtTTTCAAAACAACACCGCTAAGGACGAAATGAGAAGTGATGAATTTGGAACTAATAGAACAACAAATCATTTCACCAGTTCCAGTGATACAGGGATGATTAACCAATTTCCCTTTAATGGAGAACAGACGATGAATATGCATCGTGTAGATAATGTGCCACATTGTACCTCCACGTACCGAATGACAGAAGAGAGAAACACATTTAATGATTCCCTAAACGAAGGGAATAATGtcacagaaaaaatgtacaaccATAATGGCAAGTACCTTAATAATGTAGAATTGAGAGACACTACAGAAGATGTATCAGATAATGAAGTGAACAGTGGAGGAGGGAATGAGAAATTTAGAGATAATCAAAATACCTTTAATGAGGGTTCATCAtacttttccaaaaatggTATTATCACGAATAACATGTCTGACCATTGGAAGATCGCTTCAAATTATTCAAACAACCTAAACGGAGTGAAGAGCGAATCTTATTATGGAGAAGACATGAACATATCGAAcatagaaggagaaggaatgatgAAGAATAATAATCCACTCAGTGGTGGTATACCCTCCGAATCTTTAAAGGATTACCCAAACGTGACAAACGAAAGTGGAGATCGCAATTTAACGAATGATGCTAATAAAATcaagctaaaaaaaatgcttgaAATTACTGATAAGTTAATCGGAAAAAAGTACAGAGGAATATCTTACGACCCAACCAGAAATGGATGGTCCACTTTTGTATATAAAAATGGGgttagaaggaaaaagtttttttcttcttataaaTATGGAAACCTATTAGCTAAAAAAAAGTCCATAGAATGGAGACTGAAAAACTTAAGTCCAGATTCTCATGCTTATGTATTTTCTCTAAAAGCGAAAGAAGAATTTAATTCCATTTTGAATGATGGCTATGCAGATATTAACAGTGTTAACTGTGAGAACAGGGATGGGAAAAACAACGGCGACAACTCCAACAATAGGGATATACTCTATGTGAATGCTTTTATCAACCTTTTTAATAGTTCCGCAGGGAGGAACAAAGATGAACCCGATGAACCGAATGAATCGAGTGAACCGAATGAGCCGGGTAAATCGAATGAGCCGGGTGAACCGGGTAAACCGAATGAGCCGAATGAAGAATGTGCGGAGGAGCCTACTAGAAAAGGCACACAAGATGGAAATGGACAAAACAGTAGTGAAGTCGCCCAGCCGCTCGGTCAGGCGAATTATAATGTTGGATGTAGTAATGGAATTAATAGTGGATTTAATGATGAGAGCAATGTTGAAAGGAGTGGTGTCCCATTGAATGGGTGCGATAATCACACTGCGAGCAATATCGATAGGGAAATCCCCTGCgtaacaaaagaaaaaaaagaacgtaaaaaacaaaattacgAGGAAAATAATTCTATGACACATGTCACCAATCTGGCTAGCCATTTCTACGATCAGGTAAATGGCTGCGTACCCCCGAATGATGATTTATCCGTTTATGAAAAGTGTTGTTCGATACTACTAAATGACAAGGAATCGTCGAGAAATGAACCAAATGGAAGGGACGCAGGAAATGGCCCCATCTGTAAAAATGCACCCAGTTGGATAAATAAGgaagatggaaaaatagACAATTTAAATGGCGATCCGgtggaggaagggaaagggacgAGAGGAGAATTGCCAAATGAGAGAGTGCATTTCGAAATTGAAAATGGACAAAACGAGGAAGTGAATATTTTTCCGCATTCAAATGATGTGTCCCCTACACATTGTGTCGAACTTCCAAAGGAGGGAATAGACCCGGTCGTGCCCATTGGAGATAATTACGCAGTTACTCGATGTGGAAataggaaaaggagaaaaaggaacatcgtaaaaggtgaaaagaaaaacgctATAGGGGAAGGCGAACCGAACGTTACAGAAACGGGCGAACAGTTCAGTAGTGCGTATGGCACTCGTGATGATTCAGCGAGTGGCTGCGGTGATAGCTGTTGCAGTGACATGTACGGAAGTGATACCCACAGTGGTGATGGTCGAAGCGATGATCGACGTTATGATGGACCCCATGGCGACAGGGCCAAGGAGAAGTTCAAAAGCTGGATGGATAGTGGCCTAATTCATTCGATGGAAGGAAAGCACCCATCctttgaggaagaaaagagtaCGACATGCAAAAATGGCAAAGTCAAGGACGACAATTCAAAGGAGATTCCTCAGTACGTAAAAGAGTGCATATCAGAAAATGTACCTTTGGAGCATCTTAATTGTGACAACGGAGGGAACGATCATGACAAAATGGATACGCCTTATAATAACGGAGGATGCTATCAATATGGGAATTGTCCACCCAATGGACAACCACTTCAAAACCTTTTACCCCCCGCTAACCAAGAGAGCGTTACAAAGAAATTGTATCCGGTAGAATGTAGGAGCATTCCCGAGGAGCAACTGATCGATGGGATTGTTAATGGAGGAAAATCAGAACACATGGGTGGAGAGAAGGATAATAATTTGCGCTTGGGTGATATAACCCATTTGGTTGAAGTTAGCCACGAAGTGGAGAATCAGGCTGTATTTCCAAGTGAAGAAACGGAGGGAAGATCCCCAAATGAGGTGGATTATACCATGAGAGGTGATTCCTGCACGGGTGTGCATGAAAATGAGACCCTCAATGTGGCACAACAGTGGACTCCAAATGGTATCTCTGAAGGGTGCGCAGCGCAACATGAGAGAGAACTCTTCCTGGACAATAAACACGCGAATGACAAGAACTGTTTCCTTTACAAGGATACCCTACTGAGGTACATGAACGAGTGTATGTGCacgggagaagaagaaaaaagtgttttTCTCCAGTTTTTGAGATTAACCCCGGAGTGGGTTCTGCTAGAATTAGAcgaattggaagaaaaataccaTAGCTATTTCAGGAATAAAATTGAATCATTTTATAAATCCTACTTAGTTAAGATAAGCAGTAAAAACGGTAGTACCTTGGGGGAAGTACCAGAGGAAGGGTCCTGTCGTTCAAGCAGTGGCATTCCACCAAGACGCAGCGAATATATTAGAGAACTTCAACTCATTTTTGATAAAAAGTTGAGTACCCCCTGGACATGTATGATTTTCCCCATAGACTTCCTCTACATCTTAAActacaaaattttaagaaCTTTAAAAAtcttgaataaaaaaaaagttaagagTGTCAAGCAAGAGAAGGACAAACACTTGCAGTGTATGTTGAAAGGAGTGAGCTTCATCAAGTACAAAAACGCATGGTGTTTTACGTATCTTGACTtggatgataaaaaaaaagaaaaagtatttCCTATTAATCATTACGGCTTTATTGAAGCAAAAACTCTATCCATCTTGTACAGAAAAAACTTTGTTCTACATTTAACTAAAATGTATACCTTTCTGAGAAATGTTTTATCAAGAAATAAATTAGAATCTGGGAGAAACATAAGTAAACTCATTAACCCAAAGTCAATAAATCACTTTATCGATTATTACAAAAAGTACGAAGAGTTCCTCATTTGCTATGGCAAGATTATATACTTCAATGAAAgcagaaatatatttctaaCGACAAAGAACAAGAGGGATGCGCTAAATTATGTACCTTCGGAAATCAGATATAAAATATCTGGAGAAATAGAGCCCTTAAATTTAATAACCATAacgagaaattatttttccaaaaaatcaCAAATGATAAAGTTCCCCAAGGGGGTAGTGTATCTGTCTGGCTACTTCCTATGGGTTCTATTATTTCTGAATCATAATAATAAAGAAGTAGTTATCTCTTTTTCGGCTAGGAAGTACTCATTCGAAGTAGCCAAGAATAGATGCTTCGAATGTTACTACTTCTTACTCTATAAGTATAAGTTCCGCCCCATTAATATATCAGGCGTTATAGATCTTATTTTGGAGAGCGATTTGGAGTGTAAAAATTACAACTTGTTGGATTACGAAGCGGAGAAAATTATGCCTCTAGATtgtttattccatttttttgccccttcaAATTAtgttcttcaaaatggagTTATTTATAAAAGGCTTCTTCATAATCAGAACCACCCCAAGGAGGAGTACCTGTGCAGACAGGAATACGACTCCCTGTTCCCAAGTGAGTATGTCTCGTTGGGAATTTTCCAGACATACGAGATTGAGGACGACTATTCCATGACACTGAATGAGGACCATGGAGATTTGGGGACCAACGCATCGATGCATGTTCCACAGAACGGGTACATGGATAGTGAGGCAGATGCGGCTATCCAGATGAACCTACTCAACGATGCAGAAGCAGGTGCACAGAGGAAGTACTCCTCGTTTGAGTTTCCATCGCTACCCCAACACCAACCAAACTGCTACCCGTTCCATCCAATAGAACATAACGAAGGTAATGAATACCCAGTCGAAAAACATCATCGCTCAGTGGACGACTTGATTCCTTATCACGATATGGcgcaggagaagaaggatatCCCCCTCTACTTTACAGACgacgaaaatggaaaattgaAACGACTGAAAAGGAGGGATAGTTACCTGGGAGGAAGTTTCCAAAGGGAGAATTACACAAATTTGGGGGGCTCACCAGAGTACTACCATCTTGGCAATCACGAGGATGGAAGTTGCGGTAGTACCGTTGGCGATGAAGAAGCGCGTTCAGaacaagggggggaagagaagaagaaaactcaTGGAACATATCAGCCAAGTAGTCAACATAACGGAGACTTCACAATGTATCCAAGTgagagagaaggaatgacCACTTGGGGGATGAACATTCCGTGTGGAAAttcaaatgtgaaaaatctCCCTGTGGTGCAGAACATCGAAGAGAACCATCAAAGGTGGTACAACCATCCCACACTGAATGCTGAAAATCGAAGGAGACCAAACGGACAAGTCAATTCGGATACCGTCGACATGTGTAACGAAGAGGAAAGTGATTaccatttgggaaaaaaggaacagaggAATGGAGGGATGATTGGGCAAAACATACACACAAGGGATAACAGTAACCATGAACAAAGTACACaaagaaaatttacaagCAACGAAGAATACTACAGGGAACTTTCCaataaaacaatttttcacttcttcgATAACAACATACAGGacgaatatttaaaaaggaattatgattccctttttaataatcaagaggaaaaaaatgtgctgtttaaaaaaattagcgaaaaggaagaacatcTGGGAATTTTTATAATGGTTAATTGTCAGTGGCTTTCAGACTCCTTCGTACATAACATACATCAGATAGAAAGCAAGTACGCCgatatttattcttttgaaAATTATCTGAATACACGTGAAGAGGTTTTAAATtggaaatgtgaaaaaaattttattaaagaCTGTTCTgatatttccaaaaaatgTCCTCGTGTTATTGGCGTGCATTATGATACGCATGCGCATGCCTGGGTTGTCAACCGTACCTCTAATGGGAAGAGACgggataaaaaatttttggtgAAAACCTTTGGCTTCTTACAAGCCAGGAAGATGGCCATTGCACACAGGGAGAAATGGCAACAGCAGCGAGCCCTCTACCGAGAGAAAAACGTCAATGGGAAGAGAGTATTTCACATGCAGACGGATCAAGTGGAAACAAATGACGAGTAG